A genomic window from Cucumis melo cultivar AY chromosome 8, USDA_Cmelo_AY_1.0, whole genome shotgun sequence includes:
- the LOC103497258 gene encoding galacturonosyltransferase 8-like produces the protein MANLRNRSCNNEEPIHTFRSIPTIFSFRIIASIAFFILLFLSFLSFTTNTSDLPLPGSDSGSGFGSYRINYGRRFPLGVKSDPLKQRLDQIRKQADDHRNLLHAYASYARRLKLEYSKLVRVFADLSQNYTDLNNKATYRSLFERETPSMDEALLRQFEKEVKERIKVTRQAISEAKESFDNQLKIQKLKDTIFAANELLTKAKKQGAFSSLIAAKSLPKSLHCIAMRLMEERIANPEKYSDVGKPVPPEIEDPTLYHYAIFSDNVVAASVVVNSAVKNAEEPWKHVFHVVTDKMNLGAMQVMFKLKDYNGAHIEVKAVEDYKFLNSSYVPVLRQLESANLQRFYFENSVENATKDSTNMKFRNPKYLSILNHLRFYLPEMYPKLHRILFLDDDIVVQKDLTGLWKIDMNGKVNGAVETCFGSFHRYAQYMNFSHPLIKQKFDPKACAWAYGMNFFDLDAWRRENCTEDYHYWQNMNENRTLWKLGTLPPGLITFYSTTKPLDKTWHVLGLGYNPSISKDEIQNAAVVHFNGNMKPWLDIAISQFKPYWTRYVDYDLEFVQSCNLGV, from the exons ATGGCGAACCTGCGAAATCGTAGTTGTAACAATGAAGAACCCATTCATACTTTTCGAAGCATCCCCACAATCTTCTCCTTCAGAATCATTGCCTCCATTGCATTCTTCATCCTCCTCTTTCTGTCTTTCCTCTCTTTCACTACTAACACTTCCGATCTCCCTCTTCCG GGTTCCGATTCTGGCTCTGGCTTTGGTTCTTATCGGATCAATTACGGGAGAAGATTTCCATTGGGTGTGAAATCGGATCCTCTTAAACAGCGGCTGGATCAGATCCGGAAGCAAGCTGATGATCATCGTAATTTGCTTCACGCCTATGCTTCTTATGCTCGAAGGCTTAAGCTTGAGTATTCCAAGCTCGTTAGAGTTTTCGCGGATCTTTCTCAGAACTATACAGATCTCAATAATAAAGCTACTTACCGTAGTCTTTTTGAGCGTGAAACGCCTTCCATGGATGAAGCTCTGCTTCGTCAATTTGAGAAGGAGGTGAAAGAGCGTATAAAAGTTACTAGACAAGCGATTTCCGAAGCAAAAGAGTCATTCGACAATCAACTTAAGATTCAGAAGCTGAAGGATACAATTTTTGCTGCGAATGAATTGTTGACAAAAGCTAAGAAACAAGGAGCTTTCTCTAGTTTGATTGCTGCAAAATCTCTTCCAAAAAGTTTGCATTGCATTGCAATGAGGTTGATGGAAGAGAGAATTGCAAATCCTGAGAAATATTCTGATGTAGGAAAGCCGGTACCACCTGAAATAGAAGATCCAACTCTATACCATTATGCAATATTTTCAGATAATGTAGTTGCTGCATCGGTGGTGGTTAATTCCGCGGTGAAGAATGCCGAAGAACCATGGAAGCATGTCTTTCATGTTGTTACCGACAAGATGAATCTTGGGGCGATGCAAGTTATGTTCAAATTGAAGGACTATAATGGCGCTCACATTGAAGTCAAAGCAGTAGAGGATTACAAGTTCTTGAATTCTTCTTACGTTCCAGTTCTTCGGCAATTAGAGTCTGCAAATTTACAGAGGTTTTACTTTGAGAACAGCGTTGAAAATGCAACAAAGGACTCAACGAATATGAAGTTCAGAAACCCCAAGTATCTATCGATTCTGAACCATCTGCGGTTTTACTTGCCTGAGATGTACCCAAAACTACACAGAATATTGTTTTTGGATGACGACATTGTGGTGCAGAAGGACTTGACTGGCCTGTGGAAGATTGATATGAATGGAAAAGTAAACGGGGCAGTGGAGACATGTTTCGGTTCGTTCCATAGATATGCACAGTACATGAATTTCTCGCATCCGTTAATCAAGCAGAAATTTGATCCCAAGGCATGTGCTTGGGCCTATGGAATGAACTTCTTTGACTTGGATGCTTGGAGAAGGGAAAATTGCACAGAAGATTATCACTATTGGCAGAATATG AATGAGAATCGTACGTTGTGGAAACTTGGGACACTGCCTCCTGGTCTAATCACATTTTACTCGACGACAAAGCCATTGGATAAGACATGGCACGTGCTCGGACTCGGTTACAATCCCAGCATTAGTAAGGATGAGATTCAAAATGCTGCAGTAGTGCACTTCAATGGGAACATGAAACCTTGGCTAGACATTGCCATCTCCCAGTTTAAGCCATATTGGACAAGGTATGTGGATTATGATTTGGAGTTTGTTCAATCATGCAACCTTGGGGTTTAG
- the LOC103497256 gene encoding pentatricopeptide repeat-containing protein At4g35130, chloroplastic — MLWNNVIKSHFDSGLFHSALLLYKNMREVRVEHDGFTLPIVNQVILSIWVDVVYGGMVHCVGIRMGFSSDLYFCNTMMEVYGKCGCLVSARDVFDEMPNRDLVSWTSMISAYVKGGDVFCALDIFEGMRRELEPNSVTVIVMLQACCATQNLVLGRLLQCYVVKNGLLFDTGLQNSFLRMYSRLGGEDEVVAFFSEIDFKNVVSWNILMSFYSSMGDIVKVVDILNKIMGEVPLSIETLTILISGIATSDSGCLILGENLHSLAIKSGLYDDILCTSLLDMYAKFGELENSTRLFKEIPNRSIITWGAMMSSFIQNGHFDDAVDIFKQMQVAGLKPSVGILKHLIDAYAYLGALQLGKAIHCHLIRIYGLVVCNTRLETSVLNMYVRCGSIASARKCFDLILIKDVVAWTSMIEGYGAHGLGIDALNLFHQMTSEEVTPNNVTFLSLLSACSHSGLVSEGCGIFYSMRSRFNIKPDLEHYTCFVDLLSRSTRVREAFAIILRMTNLCDGRIWGALMGACRVYGDNKIANYAAHRLLELEPDNVGYYTLLSNSQASVGQWHEAEKLRSLVYEKNLAKKPGWSFIELNGTIHGFVSGDRSHYKANEIYDLLVYIYRIK, encoded by the coding sequence ATGCTTTGGAACAACGTCATCAAGTCCCACTTTGACTCGGGTTTGTTCCATTCCGCCCTTTTGTTGTATAAAAACATGAGGGAGGTGAGAGTTGAGCATGATGGTTTTACGCTTCCGATCGTTAATCAAGTCATTTTGTCGATTTGGGTTGATGTAGTCTATGGGGGGATGGTCCACTGTGTCGGAATTAGAATGGGGTTTAGTTCTGATTTGTATTTCTGTAATACCATGATGGAGGTTTATGGAAAATGTGGGTGTTTGGTTTCTGCTCGTgatgtgtttgatgaaatgcctaACAGAGACTTGGTTTCTTGGACATCGATGATTTCGGCATATGTTAAAGGTGGTGATGTTTTTTGTGCTTTGGATATTTTTGAGGGAATGAGGAGGGAGTTGGAGCCCAACTCGGTGACAGTAATCGTGATGTTGCAAGCTTGTTGTGCGACTCAAAATTTGGTTCTGGGAAGGCTGCTTCAATGTTATGTGGTTAAGAATGGTTTATTGTTTGATACAGGTCTGCAGAATTCGTTCTTGCGAATGTATAGTCGACTGGGTGGGGAGGATGAAGTTGTGGCATTTTTCTCTGAAATTGACTTCAAGAATGTTGTATCTTGGAATATTTTGATGTCTTTTTATTCCTCCATGGGAGATATTGTGAAGGTTGTGGACATCTTAAACAAAATTATGGGTGAAGTTCCACTCAGCATCGAGACATTAACCATACTAATATCAGGAATTGCGACATCTGATTCCGGGTGTCTGATCCTAGGTGAAAATCTACATTCCTTGGCAATTAAAAGTGGTCTTTATGATGATATTCTGTGCACTTCTTTGTTGGATATGTATGCCAAGTTTGGTGAGTTGGAAAATTCAACTAGATTGTTCAAGGAAATCCCCAATAGAAGCATCATTACGTGGGGGGCTATGATGTCTAGTTTTATTCAGAATGGACATTTTGATGATGCAGTTGATATCTTCAAGCAAATGCAAGTTGCTGGCTTGAAACCCAGTGTTGGAATTTTGAAACACTTAATTGATGCTTATGCCTATTTGGGTGCTCTGCAGTTGGGGAAAGCAATACATTGTCACCTCATTCGAATCTATGGACTGGTGGTATGTAATACACGCTTAGAAACATCTGTCCTGAACATGTATGTAAGATGTGGGAGCATTGCTTCTGCCAGGAAATGCTTTGACTTGATCTTAATTAAAGATGTTGTTGCGTGGACTTCCATGATTGAGGGATATGGTGCTCATGGGCTTGGTATCGATGCCCTCAATCTGTTTCATCAAATGACGAGTGAAGAAGTGACCCCAAATAATGTCACTTTCTTAAGTCTGTTATCTGCCTGTAGTCACTCTGGCCTTGTAAGTGAGGGCTGTGGAATCTTTTATTCAATGAGGTCAAGGTTCAACATTAAGCCTGATTTAGAACACTACACTTGTTTTGTTGATCTTTTGAGTAGATCAACAAGAGTAAGAGAGGCCTTTGCAATTATATTGAGAATGACAAATCTCTGTGATGGCAGGATTTGGGGTGCTCTTATGGGTGCCTGCCGGGTGTATGGAGACAACAAAATAGCTAACTATGCTGCACATAGGCTTCTTGAATTAGAACCTGACAATGTAGGGTATTATACGTTGTTGAGCAATTCACAGGCCAGTGTTGGGCAGTGGCATGAAGCTGAAAAGTTACGTAGTCTTGTGTATGAGAAAAATCTTGCCAAGAAACCAGGTTGGAGCTTCATTGAGTTGAATGGGACAATTCATGGGTTTGTTTCAGGAGATAGATCACACTATAAGGCCAATGAGATTTATGATTTATTGGTATATATTTATAGGATAAAATAG